One Solanum pennellii chromosome 10, SPENNV200 genomic region harbors:
- the LOC107002176 gene encoding thylakoid lumenal 15.0 kDa protein 2, chloroplastic, translating to MASLFHLPSSLTFRKIFHSPIRASHSHSRISVKNENPLPKLSKFSSKTLNFLLSGSLALALSLTGVGIAEGLVGVNKPELLPKEFTSVIDVAGFLSDGQEKRLAQEITDIEKDTGFKLRVLAQNYPDTPGLAIKDFWQVDDRTIVFVADPTFGNILNFNVGATVDLDIPRSFWSRLAGTYGNMFYWKEKGEDASIEAAVMAISSCLREPVGPNNCSEVK from the exons ATGGCTTCTCTTTTCCATCTTCCTTCATCTCTCACATTCCGCAAAATTTTTCACTCTCCCATTAGAGCATCACATTCTCATTCCAGAATTTCAGTCAAGAATGAAAACCCACTTCCAAAATTATccaaattttcatcaaagacTTTGAATTTCTTGCTTTCTGGTTCTTTAGCTCTTGCTCTTTCACTAACAG GAGTTGGTATTGCTGAGGGATTAGTAGGGGTGAACAAGCCGGAACTGCTACCGAAGGAGTTTACTTCAGTTATTGATGTTGCTGGCTTCCTCTCGGATGGTCAG GAGAAAAGACTTGCACAAGAGATCACAGATATAGAAAAGGATACTGGTTTTAAGCTGCGAGTTTTAGCTCAGAACTATCCTGATACGCCTG GCTTAGCTATTAAAGATTTTTGGCAAGTGGATGACAGGACTATAGTTTTTGTTGCTGATCCTACATTTG GAAACATACTGAATTTCAACGTTGGAGCTACAGTGGATCTCGATATTCCACGTAGCTTCTGGAGCCGTTTGGCAGGGACATACGGAAACATGTTTTATTGGAAAGAAAAG GGTGAAGACGCGTCTATTGAGGCTGCTGTTATGGCTATATCAAGCTGCTTGAGAGAACCAGTTGGTCCGAATAATTGCTCAGAGGTGAAGTAA